In a single window of the Streptomyces sp. CGMCC 4.7035 genome:
- a CDS encoding PadR family transcriptional regulator: MSTRHILLGLLAAGPSHGYDLKRRHDERFPQARPLAYGQAYTTLQRLVRDGLAEVEGTDSDGGPERTLYRSTDAGSSELTRWAGEITPPAPFVTNEIFAKVVVSILASADPAAYLKAQRTAHMARMRELTAVKTTPGTDLATVLSADYALNHLDADVRWMTTTAARLTTLTAEVDSA; this comes from the coding sequence ATGAGCACCCGCCACATCCTGCTCGGACTGCTCGCCGCGGGGCCGAGCCATGGCTACGACCTCAAGCGGCGGCACGACGAGCGGTTTCCGCAGGCACGGCCCCTGGCGTACGGGCAGGCGTATACGACGCTGCAGCGCCTGGTCCGCGACGGTCTCGCCGAGGTCGAGGGGACCGATTCCGACGGCGGCCCGGAGCGCACGCTCTACCGCTCGACGGACGCCGGCTCGAGCGAGCTGACCCGGTGGGCCGGGGAGATCACGCCGCCCGCGCCGTTCGTGACGAACGAGATCTTCGCCAAGGTCGTCGTATCGATCCTCGCGTCGGCCGACCCGGCCGCGTACCTCAAGGCGCAGCGCACCGCACACATGGCGCGGATGCGCGAACTCACGGCGGTAAAGACCACGCCAGGCACCGATCTCGCGACGGTGCTCTCGGCCGACTACGCCCTCAACCACCTCGACGCCGACGTCCGTTGGATGACCACGACGGCGGCCCGGCTCACGACTTTGACCGCGGAGGTCGACTCAGCATGA
- the malQ gene encoding 4-alpha-glucanotransferase: MAPADPARDETPLARLAALHGVAPSYRPSPDRTVAASDTAITAALAALGVDAGTPDAVRHALAARERELRERLLPPTVVGWGGRPPAALAGLPDGTRLRIETEQGETRASAEQLPPGVHALHVTAPDGRTADAHLVAAPARLPAPPGRSYGLLVQLYSLLSRRSWGMGDLGDLGELTAWAGRALGAGFVQVNPLHAAVPGAPTDPSPYRPSSRRYPDPVHLRVEDIPEFAYVEDQPRLRTLLERAARLRESVLDKGDLIDRDAVWELKRETLELVHAVPLGPGRRAAYVDFLAGEGETLEDHATWCALAEVHGSDWQSWPARLRDPRSAATARARAELMDRVDFHTRLAWLTDAQLATAQRTARDAGMAVGLIHDLAVGVHPGGADAWAQQEYLAAGMSVGAPPDAFNARGQDWGLPPWRPDRLAASGYAPYRRLLRALLRHAGALRIDHVMGLFRLWWVPQGQPPTEGTYVHYDAEAMLAVLVLEASRAGALVIGEDLGTVEPGVRETLHERGVLGTSVLWFERDWEGTGQPLPPERWRADCLATATTHDLPPTAARLTGEHVELRDRLGLLTRPLDQERAAATTDTREWLALLSRLGLLRGAGGGGPTASEEVEIQAVHRFLLRTPARLIGLWLPDAVGDRRPQNLPGTWDEYPNWRQPIADAEGRPVTLEELAASPRLHALVDVLRGRGG; encoded by the coding sequence ATGGCACCGGCCGACCCCGCGCGCGACGAGACGCCACTGGCCCGGCTCGCTGCCCTGCACGGCGTCGCCCCCTCCTACCGGCCCTCCCCGGACCGTACGGTCGCGGCGTCGGACACCGCGATCACGGCCGCCCTGGCCGCGCTGGGCGTCGACGCCGGCACCCCGGACGCCGTACGCCACGCCCTCGCCGCACGCGAGAGGGAGCTGCGCGAACGGCTGCTGCCGCCGACCGTGGTCGGCTGGGGCGGACGGCCCCCCGCCGCGCTCGCCGGACTCCCGGACGGCACCCGCCTCAGGATCGAGACCGAACAGGGAGAGACACGCGCCTCGGCCGAGCAACTCCCGCCCGGCGTCCACGCGTTGCACGTCACCGCACCCGACGGGCGCACCGCCGACGCCCACCTCGTCGCCGCGCCCGCCCGGCTGCCCGCACCGCCCGGGCGCTCCTACGGACTGCTCGTCCAGCTCTACTCGCTTTTGTCCCGCCGCTCCTGGGGCATGGGCGACCTCGGCGACCTCGGCGAACTGACCGCATGGGCCGGGCGCGCGCTCGGCGCCGGATTCGTGCAGGTCAACCCGTTGCACGCGGCCGTGCCTGGCGCCCCCACCGACCCGTCCCCCTACCGTCCCTCCTCCCGCCGCTACCCCGACCCCGTGCATCTGCGCGTCGAGGACATCCCCGAGTTCGCGTACGTCGAGGACCAACCACGCCTGCGTACGCTGCTGGAGCGCGCCGCGCGGCTGCGGGAGTCCGTCCTCGACAAGGGCGACCTGATCGACCGCGACGCCGTGTGGGAACTCAAGCGCGAGACGCTCGAACTCGTGCACGCCGTACCCCTCGGACCGGGTCGGCGCGCCGCCTACGTCGACTTCCTCGCCGGGGAGGGCGAGACGCTGGAGGACCACGCGACCTGGTGCGCGCTCGCGGAGGTCCACGGATCCGACTGGCAGAGCTGGCCCGCCCGGCTGCGCGACCCGCGCTCGGCCGCGACCGCCCGTGCCCGCGCCGAGCTGATGGACCGCGTCGACTTCCACACCCGGCTCGCCTGGCTGACCGACGCCCAGCTCGCCACCGCCCAGCGCACCGCGCGCGACGCCGGGATGGCGGTCGGGCTGATCCACGACCTGGCGGTCGGCGTGCATCCGGGCGGCGCCGACGCCTGGGCCCAGCAGGAGTACCTCGCGGCCGGCATGTCGGTGGGTGCGCCGCCGGACGCGTTCAACGCGCGCGGCCAGGACTGGGGTCTGCCCCCCTGGCGCCCGGACCGCCTCGCCGCCTCCGGCTACGCCCCTTACCGCCGCCTCCTGCGCGCCCTGCTCCGGCACGCGGGCGCCCTGCGCATCGACCACGTCATGGGCCTGTTCCGGCTGTGGTGGGTCCCGCAGGGACAGCCGCCCACTGAGGGGACGTACGTCCACTACGACGCCGAGGCCATGCTCGCCGTTCTGGTCCTGGAGGCCTCGCGTGCCGGGGCGCTGGTCATCGGCGAGGACCTCGGGACGGTGGAGCCCGGGGTGCGCGAGACGCTGCACGAGCGCGGGGTGCTCGGCACGTCCGTCCTGTGGTTCGAACGGGACTGGGAGGGCACCGGGCAGCCGCTGCCGCCCGAGCGCTGGCGGGCCGACTGCCTGGCCACCGCCACCACCCACGACCTGCCGCCGACCGCCGCCCGGCTCACCGGCGAACATGTCGAACTCCGCGACCGTCTGGGCCTGCTGACCCGCCCCCTGGACCAGGAGCGCGCGGCGGCGACCACCGACACCCGCGAGTGGCTCGCCCTGCTGTCCCGGCTCGGACTGCTGAGGGGTGCGGGCGGAGGGGGCCCGACGGCGTCGGAGGAGGTCGAGATCCAGGCCGTCCACCGGTTCCTGCTGCGCACCCCCGCCCGCCTGATCGGCCTCTGGCTCCCCGACGCCGTGGGCGACCGCCGTCCGCAGAACCTGCCCGGCACCTGGGACG